A part of Larkinella insperata genomic DNA contains:
- a CDS encoding RDD family protein, with amino-acid sequence MTVSILTSQNVALEYEPASLGDRILALMLDYLIFLGWIIFYFVLIRLMPGVFQNRFASTAVLVLPFMLYDLLCEVFLNGQSLGKIAMKIRVVMLDGSPPGLGAYLIRWLFRLVESPVFFAGVVPLIAIAANGRGQRVGDMAAGTTVVKLTRPVTLAQVTYHDLPEDYQVSFPEVAQLSDRDLNTIRAALRSNNAQIIELAANKVKQVIGVRSELHDVTFLRTIISDYQSLAS; translated from the coding sequence ATGACGGTTTCGATTCTGACCTCCCAAAACGTGGCGCTGGAATACGAGCCTGCCAGCCTGGGAGACCGGATTCTGGCGCTGATGCTCGATTACCTGATCTTTTTGGGGTGGATTATTTTCTATTTCGTCCTGATAAGACTGATGCCCGGCGTTTTCCAAAACCGCTTCGCGAGCACGGCTGTTCTGGTGTTGCCGTTCATGCTGTATGATTTGTTGTGTGAAGTGTTTTTGAACGGGCAAAGTCTGGGCAAAATAGCGATGAAAATTCGGGTGGTTATGCTCGACGGATCTCCGCCCGGCCTGGGGGCCTACCTGATTCGCTGGCTGTTTCGACTCGTGGAATCACCGGTGTTTTTTGCCGGTGTGGTGCCGCTGATTGCCATAGCCGCCAACGGGCGCGGGCAGCGCGTCGGTGATATGGCCGCCGGAACGACGGTGGTGAAGCTAACCCGGCCCGTTACACTCGCCCAGGTCACCTACCACGACTTACCCGAGGATTATCAGGTCAGTTTTCCGGAGGTTGCCCAGCTTTCCGACCGTGATCTGAACACCATCCGGGCAGCGTTGCGGTCGAATAACGCTCAAATCATCGAATTGGCCGCCAATAAAGTAAAACAGGTGATCGGCGTTCGGTCGGAGCTTCACGATGTCACGTTTCTCCGAACCATAATCAGTGATTATCAGTCTCTGGCGTCCTGA
- a CDS encoding PQQ-dependent sugar dehydrogenase, with amino-acid sequence MKRRFFQTICLMSALAGIHTAWAKSDTPVSTQKTNTVDPATIKLPAGFSATVLATDLGATRHMAVSKNGDIYVKLAKLKDGKGIYRLRDTNKDGKIDEQTSFGDYPGTGIFIKNNYLYASSNSDVYRYELNDKGEVMQPEQPEKIVTGLRVKERDQSKSIAVDDQSMIYVNIASDNDACREAGTGKGLMPCPLLDSAAGIWQFHTNRLNQSYNDGVRFATGLKNVVGLDWNTKTNSLFVVQHGRGKFHDFYPQYYTAQQSNELPAETMYELKKGADAGWPYVYYDHIQKKKILAPEYGGDGKKTGGEKTLNPVAAFPAHLGPNGLLFYTGTMFPEKYRNGAFVAFHSQSAELKKGYFVAFVPFKNGKPSGPYEIFADNFAGIDLAKPTGPVQHRPCGLAQGADGSLYVSDDLGGTIFRIAYNKK; translated from the coding sequence ATGAAAAGAAGATTTTTCCAGACGATCTGTCTGATGAGTGCGCTGGCGGGCATCCATACCGCCTGGGCGAAAAGCGACACCCCCGTTTCTACCCAAAAAACCAACACCGTCGATCCCGCGACCATCAAGCTTCCCGCCGGATTTTCGGCTACCGTTCTGGCAACGGATCTGGGCGCAACCCGGCACATGGCCGTCAGCAAAAATGGCGATATCTACGTCAAACTGGCTAAGTTAAAAGACGGAAAAGGCATTTACCGGCTCCGGGACACGAACAAAGACGGGAAAATTGACGAGCAGACGAGCTTTGGCGATTACCCCGGTACGGGCATTTTCATCAAGAACAATTACCTGTATGCTTCCTCCAACAGCGACGTGTATCGGTATGAGTTAAACGACAAAGGCGAGGTGATGCAACCGGAGCAGCCGGAGAAAATTGTGACCGGGCTGCGGGTGAAAGAACGGGATCAATCCAAGTCGATTGCCGTCGATGATCAGTCGATGATTTACGTCAACATCGCATCGGACAACGATGCCTGCCGGGAAGCCGGAACCGGCAAAGGACTCATGCCGTGCCCGCTACTGGACTCGGCCGCCGGTATCTGGCAATTTCACACCAACCGGCTCAACCAATCGTACAATGACGGCGTCCGGTTTGCTACCGGTTTGAAAAACGTTGTCGGGCTCGACTGGAACACCAAAACCAATTCGCTGTTCGTCGTGCAGCACGGCCGGGGTAAGTTTCACGACTTTTACCCGCAGTATTACACGGCCCAGCAAAGCAATGAACTCCCGGCCGAAACCATGTACGAATTGAAAAAAGGGGCCGACGCGGGCTGGCCGTACGTTTATTACGACCACATTCAGAAAAAGAAAATTCTGGCTCCGGAATACGGGGGCGACGGCAAGAAAACAGGGGGTGAAAAAACCCTGAATCCCGTAGCGGCTTTTCCTGCGCACCTGGGGCCGAACGGTCTGCTGTTTTACACGGGAACCATGTTTCCCGAAAAATACCGCAACGGCGCTTTCGTGGCTTTCCACAGCCAGTCGGCGGAGTTGAAAAAAGGGTATTTTGTGGCGTTTGTACCGTTCAAAAACGGAAAACCGTCGGGACCTTACGAAATTTTTGCCGACAATTTTGCCGGTATCGATCTGGCCAAACCGACCGGCCCCGTACAACACCGTCCCTGCGGACTGGCGCAGGGAGCCGACGGTTCGCTGTACGTTTCAGACGATCTGGGCGGAACAATTTTCCGAATTGCCTACAACAAGAAATAA
- a CDS encoding M20 metallopeptidase family protein: MKEQIKNLARQYAADMIANRRHLHANPELSFHEYNTAQFVAEQLKAIGLTPQEGVAGTGLVALVEGRGGAAAENRVVGLRADMDALPIHEANDVPYKSTVEGVMHACGHDVHTASLLGTARILHQLRDQFEGTVKLVFQPAEEKAPGGASLMIKDGVLENPAPASMIGQHVAPNVPVGKIGFREGMYMASTDELYLTVIGKGGHGAMPDQLIDPVLIASHIIVALQQIISRNRKPANPSVLSFGRFIADGVTNVIPNEVTIEGTFRCMDEEWREDGLRRMKKMAEGMAEAMGARCEFTVVRGYPFLKNHPELTRRMRSAATDYMGTDNVINLDLWMAGEDFAFYSQVVDSCFYRLGTRNEERGIISGVHTPTFDIDESALEIGAGLMSWLAVEELKMKR; this comes from the coding sequence ATGAAAGAACAAATTAAAAATCTGGCGCGGCAGTATGCTGCCGACATGATTGCCAACCGGCGTCACCTCCACGCCAATCCGGAGCTATCATTTCACGAATACAACACGGCCCAGTTTGTTGCTGAGCAGCTCAAAGCCATTGGTCTGACTCCGCAGGAGGGGGTTGCCGGAACGGGTCTGGTCGCCCTGGTTGAAGGGCGGGGTGGGGCCGCAGCCGAAAACCGGGTTGTCGGGTTACGGGCCGATATGGATGCCTTGCCGATTCACGAAGCCAACGACGTCCCCTACAAATCAACCGTCGAGGGGGTCATGCATGCTTGCGGACACGATGTGCACACGGCTTCGCTCCTGGGTACGGCCCGCATTCTGCACCAGCTCCGTGATCAGTTTGAAGGAACCGTTAAACTGGTCTTCCAACCGGCGGAGGAAAAAGCGCCCGGTGGGGCTTCGCTGATGATCAAAGACGGCGTTCTGGAAAATCCTGCCCCCGCCAGCATGATCGGTCAGCACGTGGCTCCGAACGTTCCCGTCGGCAAAATCGGCTTCCGGGAAGGCATGTACATGGCCAGCACCGACGAATTGTACCTAACCGTAATTGGCAAAGGTGGCCACGGCGCGATGCCCGACCAGCTCATTGACCCCGTTCTAATTGCTTCACACATCATTGTTGCCTTGCAGCAGATCATCAGCCGTAACCGCAAACCGGCCAATCCGTCGGTTCTGTCGTTTGGACGGTTCATTGCCGACGGTGTAACGAACGTGATTCCCAACGAAGTAACCATCGAAGGAACGTTCCGCTGCATGGACGAAGAGTGGCGGGAAGACGGGTTGCGCCGGATGAAGAAAATGGCTGAAGGCATGGCCGAAGCGATGGGAGCTCGCTGCGAATTTACGGTAGTGCGCGGTTATCCGTTCCTCAAAAACCACCCCGAACTGACCCGGCGGATGCGCTCGGCGGCAACCGATTACATGGGAACTGACAACGTAATCAACTTGGACCTGTGGATGGCGGGCGAAGACTTTGCCTTTTATTCCCAGGTCGTCGACTCGTGTTTTTACCGGCTCGGAACGCGCAACGAAGAACGCGGTATCATTTCGGGGGTTCATACGCCCACGTTCGATATTGATGAGTCGGCGCTGGAAATTGGTGCGGGCCTGATGAGCTGGCTGGCGGTAGAGGAGTTAAAAATGAAGCGTTAA
- a CDS encoding SixA phosphatase family protein gives MNCKGLLILGCVVGLTACSTSTVYIVRHAEKVSEADTSSLTTEGFERAQQLADRLADERISLILTTPYRRTQQTATPLAHELNVPIESYPAQPVRAVIERLAKAKGKNSLVVGHSNTILDIAKGLGVAPTKSQIESDDHDNLFVVTVRKGLLGTSVRLDEQTYGKPTAP, from the coding sequence ATGAATTGTAAGGGGCTGCTGATTCTTGGGTGTGTGGTTGGTTTAACGGCTTGTTCGACCTCCACGGTTTACATTGTCCGGCACGCGGAGAAGGTCAGCGAAGCCGACACCAGCAGCCTGACCACCGAAGGTTTCGAACGGGCGCAGCAGCTGGCCGATCGACTCGCTGATGAGCGTATTAGCCTGATTCTGACCACGCCGTACCGTCGGACGCAGCAAACCGCCACGCCGTTGGCGCACGAGCTTAATGTGCCCATCGAATCGTACCCCGCCCAGCCAGTTCGCGCGGTTATCGAGCGGCTGGCGAAAGCCAAAGGAAAGAATAGTCTGGTTGTCGGGCACAGCAACACCATTCTGGACATTGCAAAAGGGCTGGGCGTTGCGCCGACCAAAAGTCAGATCGAGTCCGACGATCACGATAACCTGTTTGTGGTGACGGTTCGGAAGGGGCTGTTAGGAACGTCGGTTCGGCTGGATGAGCAAACGTACGGCAAGCCAACGGCGCCCTGA
- a CDS encoding TonB family protein, which produces MSAVLDYCLKANLFLVLFYACYWLWLRKHTFFRLNRLYLLASVLLSLVLPFIELPSETVETIPVPIGAFTLPVAVTAPVEPTGPDWKTIGYGFYGLVSVVLLVRLLIQLTGIGRLIRRSERHALNDYTLVLPSDERVPTFSFFRYLVLCRRDAQSVNTPIVAHELVHIRQGHSFDVLLLEAVQLVFWMNPVLILYKQSVQQVHEFLADSQAEDKHQYATFLVDYAFGVQPNTLTNGFFKPSLLKERILMLHRRTTSRWALGKYMLVLPLLLSLLAMTTAREQLTELVLTPSDEKITVSGRVTNTDGQPLAGATLVVRNTTSGTQTNAQGDYELKNVSADAKIVASHVGFVTTEKPVAGNKTLNFTLKARIDSLRPLVVTAYETVKKPGGTSSTSSSSTSANTTGENFTVIEQNPEFPGGMKELGAYLMRTIRYPAEARQNSTQGRVFIQFTVGTTGDIYGLRVKKGIGAGCDEEAVRVVSQMPRWNPGLQNGKPVSTQYVLPIEFVLEKDEPAPSNKRTGKLEIGLDRENLALNDPARQPLFVVDGKKIPTASVKSGAPANLQPNDIQSINVLKGTSATSVYGDEGKNGVIQVTTKQNAMSETLQRAGRVQYDGKPPVYILDGKTITQEAFRKLNPDEIESVETDQSQSTYTIKVTTKQ; this is translated from the coding sequence ATGAGCGCGGTACTCGACTATTGCCTGAAAGCCAACCTGTTTCTGGTGTTGTTCTATGCCTGTTACTGGCTCTGGCTGCGGAAGCACACGTTCTTCCGCCTGAACCGCCTGTATTTGCTGGCGTCGGTGCTGCTTTCGTTGGTATTGCCCTTCATCGAACTGCCTTCCGAAACGGTTGAAACCATTCCGGTCCCCATCGGTGCCTTTACGCTGCCCGTCGCCGTTACCGCGCCGGTTGAGCCCACCGGTCCCGACTGGAAAACCATCGGCTACGGATTCTACGGGTTGGTTTCGGTGGTTCTGCTGGTGCGGCTGCTGATTCAGCTAACGGGGATTGGGCGGTTGATCCGGCGCTCGGAACGCCACGCGCTGAACGACTACACACTCGTGCTGCCCTCCGACGAGCGCGTGCCGACGTTTTCATTTTTCCGGTATCTGGTACTCTGCCGCCGGGATGCGCAGTCGGTCAACACGCCGATCGTAGCACACGAACTGGTTCACATCCGGCAGGGTCACAGTTTCGACGTATTGCTGCTGGAAGCGGTTCAACTGGTTTTCTGGATGAATCCGGTTTTGATCCTTTATAAGCAATCCGTTCAGCAGGTTCACGAATTTCTGGCGGATTCGCAGGCGGAAGACAAACACCAATACGCCACTTTTCTGGTTGACTATGCCTTTGGCGTTCAGCCCAACACGCTGACCAACGGCTTTTTCAAACCGTCGCTGCTGAAAGAACGGATTCTGATGCTGCACCGCCGGACGACCAGCCGCTGGGCCCTGGGCAAGTATATGCTGGTGTTGCCCTTGCTGCTGAGCCTGCTGGCGATGACCACCGCCCGCGAGCAACTGACCGAGCTGGTCCTGACGCCCTCCGACGAGAAAATAACGGTTTCGGGCCGCGTAACCAACACCGATGGCCAACCGCTGGCGGGCGCTACCCTCGTGGTCCGCAACACAACGAGCGGTACTCAAACCAACGCCCAGGGTGATTACGAATTGAAAAATGTCTCCGCCGACGCCAAAATTGTAGCGAGTCATGTCGGTTTTGTAACGACCGAAAAACCAGTGGCGGGTAACAAGACGCTGAACTTTACCCTGAAAGCCAGGATTGATTCGCTTCGCCCACTGGTGGTAACGGCGTACGAAACCGTCAAAAAGCCGGGTGGAACCAGTTCTACCTCTTCGTCATCGACTTCCGCGAATACGACGGGAGAAAATTTTACGGTCATCGAGCAGAATCCGGAGTTTCCGGGGGGTATGAAGGAATTAGGCGCCTATTTGATGCGTACGATTCGGTATCCGGCGGAAGCCCGTCAAAACAGCACACAGGGACGCGTCTTTATCCAGTTTACGGTTGGGACCACGGGTGATATTTATGGGCTACGCGTGAAGAAGGGAATCGGTGCTGGCTGCGACGAAGAAGCCGTCCGGGTAGTGAGTCAGATGCCCCGCTGGAATCCCGGCCTGCAAAATGGGAAACCCGTCTCAACGCAGTACGTCCTGCCCATTGAGTTTGTGCTGGAAAAAGACGAACCGGCGCCCAGCAACAAGCGAACCGGAAAGCTTGAGATCGGTCTCGACAGAGAAAACCTGGCCCTCAATGATCCTGCCCGACAACCACTGTTTGTGGTGGATGGCAAAAAAATACCGACCGCTTCCGTAAAGTCGGGCGCGCCGGCCAACCTGCAACCCAATGACATTCAGTCAATCAATGTCCTGAAAGGCACTTCGGCCACCAGCGTCTACGGTGATGAGGGGAAAAACGGGGTGATTCAGGTTACGACCAAGCAGAACGCCATGAGCGAAACCCTTCAGCGGGCGGGTCGTGTGCAATACGACGGCAAGCCGCCGGTTTACATCCTGGATGGCAAAACCATCACGCAGGAAGCATTTCGGAAATTGAATCCGGACGAGATCGAAAGCGTTGAGACCGACCAATCCCAATCGACGTACACCATCAAGGTAACCACAAAACAATAA
- a CDS encoding LLM class flavin-dependent oxidoreductase yields MKLSVLDQSPIRKGSTAREALQETVALAKLTEELGYTRFWVSEHHNVTSLAGTTPEILIAHLAGQTESIRVGSGGVMLPHYSALKVAENFRMLETLFPGRIDLGMGRAPGGDRVTASLLNPTNTFSDQDLVQQLFDLQNYLNDRYAPGSVQAKVRAMPIPPSVPEQWMLSSSGQSGALAAHFGMGFSFAHFINPHGGPEAVRHYRARFQPSENLEQPQVNVAIFVFCSNDPETVQRQQAMIDYRFLQYETRGRVDPFDYNDIKTVDYSPAEEARIQHNRQRMIMGNAEEVKRQLLAYADQYEVDELMLVNVGTELEERLESYRLLADVFELKSAVV; encoded by the coding sequence ATGAAGTTAAGTGTTTTAGATCAGTCGCCGATCCGGAAAGGCAGCACCGCGCGCGAAGCGTTGCAGGAAACCGTGGCGCTGGCCAAACTGACCGAAGAATTAGGATATACCCGGTTCTGGGTGTCCGAACACCATAATGTTACCTCTTTAGCCGGTACGACGCCGGAGATTTTAATTGCGCACCTGGCCGGGCAAACCGAGTCCATTCGCGTCGGATCGGGTGGGGTGATGTTGCCGCATTACAGCGCCCTGAAAGTGGCCGAAAACTTCCGGATGCTGGAAACGCTCTTTCCCGGCCGCATCGACCTCGGCATGGGCCGGGCTCCGGGCGGTGACCGCGTAACGGCCAGCCTGCTCAACCCGACCAATACATTCAGTGATCAGGATTTGGTTCAGCAACTGTTTGATTTGCAAAACTACCTCAACGACCGCTACGCACCGGGCAGCGTTCAGGCCAAGGTGCGGGCCATGCCCATACCGCCGTCCGTCCCGGAGCAGTGGATGTTGAGTTCGTCGGGGCAGAGCGGTGCGCTGGCGGCTCATTTTGGTATGGGCTTCTCGTTCGCGCATTTTATCAATCCCCACGGCGGCCCCGAAGCCGTACGGCATTACCGGGCGCGCTTCCAGCCGTCCGAAAACCTGGAGCAGCCGCAGGTCAACGTCGCGATTTTTGTTTTTTGCTCCAACGATCCCGAAACCGTTCAGCGGCAGCAAGCCATGATCGATTACCGGTTTTTGCAGTACGAAACCCGCGGCCGGGTGGACCCGTTCGATTACAACGACATCAAAACCGTGGATTATTCGCCCGCCGAAGAAGCCCGGATTCAGCACAACCGGCAGCGGATGATTATGGGGAATGCGGAGGAGGTAAAAAGGCAATTGCTGGCCTATGCCGACCAGTACGAGGTGGACGAGCTGATGCTGGTCAACGTGGGTACGGAGCTGGAAGAACGGCTGGAGTCCTACCGGTTGCTGGCCGACGTATTTGAACTGAAAAGTGCCGTAGTCTGA
- a CDS encoding TonB family protein has product MNPSKPFSARLRFCQRRLDNRLISYTFGPKPSAFVTPFFEPSTLKQRILMLQKSETSRWAVFKYGFATLLIASLFVFVAACEDQSKKEITSQEPITISGEILSSDGKPIPGAEILLKGAQTGTTTDAKGQYRFRVPANGTLLVSFVGHKSVEIPVAGSTRINARLALATEGQESSFSGKKGETDKSGDALAPQVTDDGKGPIFSVVEKLPEFPGGMQGLTRFINDNLQYPEAAKRAYVSGKVFVSFVINTDGSFQDIQVMKGVGFGTDEETVRLIKSMPRWKPALNDGKAVRVRYNLPIKFQLE; this is encoded by the coding sequence ATGAATCCTTCCAAACCCTTTTCCGCCCGGCTTCGTTTCTGCCAGCGCCGACTCGACAACCGGCTCATTTCGTACACTTTCGGGCCAAAACCGTCGGCGTTTGTAACGCCTTTCTTTGAACCTTCAACCTTAAAACAGCGAATTCTTATGTTACAGAAATCAGAAACCAGCCGCTGGGCCGTCTTCAAATACGGTTTTGCAACCCTGCTGATTGCCAGTTTGTTCGTCTTTGTAGCGGCCTGCGAGGATCAGTCGAAGAAGGAAATAACCAGCCAGGAGCCCATCACCATTTCCGGGGAAATACTGTCCAGTGACGGAAAACCCATACCGGGTGCGGAGATTTTGTTAAAGGGTGCCCAAACCGGTACTACCACCGACGCCAAAGGCCAGTATAGATTTCGGGTTCCTGCCAACGGAACCTTACTGGTGAGTTTTGTAGGGCATAAAAGCGTGGAAATTCCGGTGGCTGGCTCCACCAGGATCAACGCCCGGCTGGCTTTGGCAACTGAGGGACAGGAAAGTTCTTTTTCAGGAAAAAAGGGTGAAACGGACAAATCGGGCGACGCCCTTGCCCCTCAGGTAACGGACGATGGCAAAGGCCCCATTTTTAGTGTCGTGGAAAAGCTCCCGGAATTTCCCGGCGGAATGCAGGGGCTCACCCGGTTTATTAACGATAATCTTCAGTACCCGGAAGCCGCCAAACGGGCGTATGTCAGCGGAAAGGTTTTTGTTTCTTTTGTCATCAATACCGACGGGAGTTTTCAGGATATTCAAGTCATGAAAGGCGTTGGTTTTGGCACCGACGAAGAAACCGTGCGACTGATAAAGTCCATGCCCCGCTGGAAACCCGCCCTGAATGACGGGAAAGCGGTCCGTGTCCGCTATAATCTGCCCATCAAATTTCAACTGGAGTAA
- a CDS encoding glycosyltransferase has protein sequence MNRAKKILLFDTIIDGHHADYLTHLIRYWVDKRLAGELIVVTQQAFQPCFQDLTDGQPGAGNVRFVPISPSDIEAVHGASMLTRSFKEWNLLLKYVQTYQPTHALLMYFDLFQLATWLGRSAPCPISGIYFRPDFHYKQNPGFKAQLNGFRKKVTLKGALRQATLANVFCLDHSAVEGLRQLSPAAKIWPLADPVESYTLTPAEVGALRTKLGIESGRQVFLLFGYLDERKGIEPLLEAVKELPADRQKAVCLVLAGPVQPAFQEKIERKLAEVGDLVQVVRVFREIKGREIQLFFELADYALALYQKHVGMASVVVRAAVSRKPVLASDYGYLGHLVQSEQLGAVADTTEPSAIRAMVERVLAGKIPYSAENLQKLADRNSDVYFAETIFNHL, from the coding sequence GTGAACAGAGCGAAGAAAATCCTGCTTTTTGATACGATCATCGACGGCCACCATGCGGATTATCTGACGCATCTGATCCGGTATTGGGTGGATAAGCGGTTGGCCGGTGAGCTGATTGTGGTCACGCAGCAGGCGTTTCAGCCGTGTTTTCAGGACCTGACCGACGGGCAACCGGGAGCCGGAAATGTCCGGTTTGTGCCTATTTCGCCGTCGGACATTGAAGCCGTACACGGCGCGTCGATGCTGACGCGATCGTTCAAAGAATGGAATCTGCTGCTGAAATACGTTCAGACCTACCAGCCGACCCACGCGCTGCTGATGTATTTCGATCTTTTTCAGCTGGCTACCTGGCTGGGCCGGTCGGCGCCCTGCCCGATTTCCGGAATCTACTTCCGTCCGGATTTTCATTACAAACAGAATCCCGGCTTTAAAGCGCAGCTGAACGGTTTCCGGAAAAAGGTAACGCTGAAAGGTGCGCTGCGGCAGGCAACCCTGGCCAATGTATTTTGCCTCGATCATTCGGCGGTGGAGGGGTTGCGGCAGTTGAGCCCAGCCGCCAAAATCTGGCCGTTGGCCGATCCGGTGGAATCCTACACCCTTACACCCGCCGAAGTTGGGGCATTGCGCACGAAACTCGGTATCGAATCTGGCCGTCAGGTTTTTCTGCTGTTCGGCTACCTGGATGAGCGGAAGGGCATCGAACCGTTGCTTGAAGCCGTGAAGGAATTGCCCGCCGATCGGCAGAAAGCCGTCTGTCTGGTGTTGGCGGGGCCGGTTCAGCCGGCTTTTCAGGAAAAAATCGAGCGGAAACTAGCGGAGGTGGGCGATCTGGTGCAGGTTGTCCGCGTTTTCAGGGAAATAAAAGGACGCGAAATCCAACTGTTTTTCGAGCTGGCCGATTACGCGCTGGCGTTGTATCAGAAGCACGTCGGCATGGCGTCGGTGGTGGTGCGGGCGGCCGTGTCGCGCAAACCGGTGCTGGCGTCGGACTACGGCTACCTGGGTCATCTGGTGCAATCCGAACAACTGGGCGCCGTGGCCGATACGACGGAGCCATCCGCTATTCGGGCGATGGTGGAGCGGGTTTTGGCCGGAAAAATACCGTATTCGGCTGAAAATCTGCAAAAATTAGCGGATCGTAATTCGGACGTTTATTTTGCGGAGACTATTTTTAACCATCTTTGA
- a CDS encoding BlaI/MecI/CopY family transcriptional regulator, with translation MQVRELTNAEEEIMKVLWKLEKGFVKDVLAELPEPKPAYNTVSTIIRILEKKGLVGYRAYGKTHEYYPLITEEEYKRFEMEQLMSGYFDNSLKKLVSFFVKDRKLSLKETDEIIELLNRKKES, from the coding sequence ATGCAAGTCCGTGAATTAACCAATGCCGAAGAGGAAATCATGAAGGTGTTGTGGAAACTGGAAAAGGGCTTCGTCAAGGACGTTCTGGCCGAGCTGCCGGAGCCCAAACCCGCCTACAATACGGTTTCAACGATTATCCGCATCCTCGAAAAAAAAGGACTGGTAGGCTACCGTGCTTACGGTAAGACGCACGAATACTACCCGCTGATTACGGAGGAAGAATACAAACGCTTCGAAATGGAGCAGCTTATGTCCGGGTATTTCGACAATTCGCTGAAAAAGCTGGTGTCGTTTTTCGTGAAGGATCGCAAGCTGAGCTTGAAAGAAACCGACGAAATTATTGAACTTCTAAACCGTAAAAAGGAATCATGA
- a CDS encoding glycosyltransferase family 4 protein, with amino-acid sequence MKILFDHQAFTGVRYGGVSRYFYDLMITLRQKDIQTQLSILFSNNAYLLESGAFRVQSFSYFLGFMPTNMLFSQVNRLWSIAKLKQDDYDVFHPTFFHPYFLNHAKKPYVLTYHDAIKDKFGARFGHIDNASKELKQQLLDRAARVIAVSENTKKDLVELFRIKPEKITVVHHATAFQGLQVPDAFQVQVPDAYLLYVGARNDYKNFIPFLKALAPTFQKYPHVQLICGGGGPFSPEETQAIQQVGLTDRVSQRNIDDFVLYRFYQKALAFVYPSLYEGFGIPILEAFAAGCPVVLSRASCFPEVAQDAALYFDPESEEDIRQQLETIIGDDSLRRSLIQKGRERGRDFSLEKMASQTLQVYQQVV; translated from the coding sequence ATGAAAATATTGTTTGATCATCAGGCTTTTACGGGAGTGCGGTACGGGGGTGTTTCCCGGTACTTTTATGACCTGATGATAACGCTTCGGCAAAAAGACATCCAGACGCAACTGTCAATTTTATTTTCCAACAATGCCTACCTGCTCGAAAGTGGGGCGTTCCGGGTGCAGTCTTTTTCGTACTTTCTCGGCTTTATGCCCACCAATATGCTTTTTTCGCAGGTCAACCGGTTGTGGAGCATTGCGAAACTGAAGCAGGATGATTACGACGTGTTTCATCCGACGTTTTTTCACCCCTATTTTCTGAACCATGCGAAAAAACCGTACGTGCTGACGTACCACGACGCGATCAAGGATAAGTTTGGCGCACGGTTTGGGCACATCGACAATGCCTCCAAGGAGCTGAAGCAGCAACTGCTCGACCGCGCGGCCCGGGTGATTGCCGTCTCGGAAAACACCAAGAAGGATCTGGTGGAGCTTTTCCGGATTAAGCCCGAAAAAATAACCGTGGTTCATCACGCTACGGCTTTTCAGGGCCTGCAGGTGCCCGACGCATTTCAGGTTCAGGTGCCCGACGCTTACCTGCTGTACGTCGGTGCCCGCAATGATTACAAAAACTTTATCCCGTTTTTGAAAGCCCTTGCGCCCACGTTTCAGAAATACCCGCACGTTCAGTTGATTTGCGGGGGGGGCGGCCCGTTTAGTCCGGAAGAAACACAGGCCATTCAGCAAGTGGGGTTGACGGACCGGGTTAGCCAGCGGAATATCGATGATTTCGTCCTGTACCGGTTTTACCAGAAGGCCCTGGCGTTTGTGTATCCGTCGCTGTACGAAGGCTTCGGAATTCCGATTCTGGAAGCGTTTGCGGCTGGCTGTCCGGTGGTGCTGAGTCGGGCGTCGTGTTTTCCGGAAGTGGCGCAGGACGCGGCTTTGTACTTTGATCCGGAGTCGGAAGAAGATATCCGGCAGCAACTGGAAACGATTATTGGGGACGATTCGCTGCGTCGTTCGCTGATTCAGAAAGGACGGGAGCGGGGCCGCGACTTTTCGCTGGAAAAAATGGCAAGTCAAACCCTTCAGGTTTATCAACAGGTTGTATAA